One region of Salvia miltiorrhiza cultivar Shanhuang (shh) chromosome 3, IMPLAD_Smil_shh, whole genome shotgun sequence genomic DNA includes:
- the LOC131015632 gene encoding brassinosteroid-responsive RING protein 1-like, with protein sequence MGFPVGYTDLFLPKLLVYLLTVLGFVRKFVYALLSLLGLGDFLEPETASYASREESGAEPRSVSAALIRELLPVVRFADLEEDLDPPESCAVCLYEFGGEDEIRRLTNCRHIFHRSCVDRWMDHDQKTCPLCRTQFIPEDMQEAFNERLWLASGISDLYGDYSPITAGL encoded by the coding sequence ATGGGGTTTCCGGTTGGATACACTGATTTATTCCTCCCGAAATTGCTGGTATATTTGCTAACGGTGTTAGGATTTGTGCGGAAATTCGTGTACGCTCTTCTATCTCTATTAGGGCTGGGGGATTTCCTGGAGCCGGAAACAGCGTCGTACGCGTCGCGCGAGGAGTCCGGGGCTGAGCCGAGGTCGGTGTCGGCGGCGCTGATTCGGGAGCTGCTGCCGGTGGTGAGGTTCGCGGATTTGGAGGAGGATCTAGACCCGCCGGAGAGCTGCGCGGTGTGCCTGTACGAGTTCGGCGGCGAGGACGAGATCCGGCGGCTGACGAACTGCCGGCACATATTCCACCGGAGCTGCGTGGACCGGTGGATGGACCACGATCAGAAGACGTGCCCGCTCTGCCGGACGCAGTTCATACCGGAGGATATGCAAGAGGCCTTCAACGAGCGCCTCTGGCTCGCCTCCGGCATCTCCGATCTCTACGGCGACTACTCGCCGATTACTGCTGGTTTGTAG